One genomic window of Mustela lutreola isolate mMusLut2 chromosome 14, mMusLut2.pri, whole genome shotgun sequence includes the following:
- the TSTD1 gene encoding thiosulfate:glutathione sulfurtransferase isoform X2 — MLRAPRGRPGAAFLWLAVAARTMAGVSELESALQMEPAAFQALYSAEKPKLEEENLIFFCQMGRRGLQATQLAQGLGYTGARNYAGAYREWSQKED; from the exons ATGCTGCGGGCACCAAGGGGGCGGCCCGGCGCCGCATTCCTGTGGCTCGCGGTGGCTGCGCGCACCATGGCCGGAG TATCTGAGCTGGAAAGTGCCCTGCAGATGGAGCCCGCTGCTTTCCAGGCTTTGTATTCCGCCGAGAAGCCGAAGCTAGAAGAGGAGAACCTCATTTTCTTCTGTCAGATGGGCAGGCGGGGCTTGCAGGCCACGCAGCTGGCCCAAGGCCTTGGATACACAGG CGCTCGAAACTACGCAGGAGCCTATAGAGAATGGTCCCAGAAAGAAGATTAG
- the TSTD1 gene encoding thiosulfate:glutathione sulfurtransferase isoform X1, producing MLRAPRGRPGAAFLWLAVAARTMAGAPTVSLPELRSLLASGRARLIDVRSREEAAAGSIPGALNIPVSELESALQMEPAAFQALYSAEKPKLEEENLIFFCQMGRRGLQATQLAQGLGYTGARNYAGAYREWSQKED from the exons ATGCTGCGGGCACCAAGGGGGCGGCCCGGCGCCGCATTCCTGTGGCTCGCGGTGGCTGCGCGCACCATGGCCGGAG CGCCCACGGTCTCGCTCCCTGAACTGCGTTCGCTCCTGGCCTCGGGCCGGGCCCGGCTCATCGATGTGAGATCTCGGGAGGAGGCGGCAGCGGGGAGCATCCCGGGGGCGCTCAACATCCCGG TATCTGAGCTGGAAAGTGCCCTGCAGATGGAGCCCGCTGCTTTCCAGGCTTTGTATTCCGCCGAGAAGCCGAAGCTAGAAGAGGAGAACCTCATTTTCTTCTGTCAGATGGGCAGGCGGGGCTTGCAGGCCACGCAGCTGGCCCAAGGCCTTGGATACACAGG CGCTCGAAACTACGCAGGAGCCTATAGAGAATGGTCCCAGAAAGAAGATTAG